One Fundulus heteroclitus isolate FHET01 chromosome 11, MU-UCD_Fhet_4.1, whole genome shotgun sequence DNA segment encodes these proteins:
- the LOC105939149 gene encoding LIM domain kinase 1: MSRRDQRFRRGIKGRCCDCECILSHWYYEKEGQLYCKKHYWSRFGEHCHGCKEPVSTGLVMVAGQQKYHPECFTCMSCEMVIGDGDTYMLVEHSRLYCGHCFCQGVVPAVRSTSVTKRPHMVALVFLPPTAAGQRGLTVSADFSQDKKLQITVTDLDPGVLSPDLLSSVQAGDQVLEVNGTPVRNISPDEINRIIQDTSRPLQLIIEHNPPSPHEPLPPDRPPNTVSCPDSCVHDKLTSIRNLPSLAEEPSTPEERQGHQSSLSPPQHQGSVGLRTRHILRSYSIDKGPLSSGALSLLSQKRDMVRSESLRVDPGDRTHRIFRPSDLIHGEVLGKGCFGQAVKVTHQETGEVMVMKELIRFDEETQKTFLKEVKVMRCLDHPNVLKFIGLFYKDKRIHFVSEYIQGGTLRETIAKMDEDFPWNLRVGYAKDIAAGMAYLHSMNVIHRDLNSYNCLVRENQSVVVADFGLARLVMHERNQSRTSSLERSVKGPLSELRKPDRRKRYTVVGNPYWMAPEMIHGKTYDERVDIFSFGIMTCEIIGRVSADPDYLPRTNDFGLNVEGFLQQYHSAQCPCAFLPLAVLCCDMDADKRPSFSKLEEWLDNLLMNLDISLPLLSELEQLCRAFWRNRTDQDEAGSRDGAPVSCEQSFSETRRENLSPKLGPDKANSHTGPNHCPHYRGPNDRGDKDVNGEQHKVTTEPQLTDRSCCESIHSGRSESEAHEDGDVKGQAKCQQQSSPLGRSNRTRRTCRVLWDKSTEDSSFL, encoded by the exons ATGTCACGACGGGACCAGAGGTTTCGGAGAGGAATCAAAGGACG GTGCTGTGATTGTGAGTGCATCCTGTCTCACTGGTACTATGAAAAAGAAGGACAACTCTACTGTAAGAAGCACTACTGGTCCCGCTTCGGAGAGCACTGCCACGGCTGCAAGGAGCCCGTTTCAACAGGGCTTGTTATG GTTGCAGGACAGCAAAAGTACCATCCGGAGTGCTTTACATGCATGAGCTGTGAAATGGTCATTGGAGATGGAGACACATATATGCTAGTTGAACACTCCAGACTTTACTg CGGCCACTGCTTTTGTCAGGGTGTCGTGCCAGCTGTGAGGTCAACATCTGTTACAAAGAGACCCCACATGGTGGCGCTGGTGTTCCTTCCTCCCACTGCAGCTGGACAACGAGGCCTGACGGTTTCTGCTGATTTCAGTCAAGACAAAAAGCTTCAGATTACCGTTACAGA TTTAGACCCTGGTGTCCTCAGCCCGGATCTGCTGTCTTCTGTCCAAGCTGGTGATCAAGTCTTAGAGGTCAATGGCACCCCGGTCCGCAACATTTCCCCAGATGAG ATCAACCGTATAATCCAGGACACAAGCAGACCTCTTCAGCTCATCATCGAACACAATCCACCGTCTCCTCATGAACCTCTTCCACCAGATCGCCCCCCAAACACCGTCAGCTGTCCTGACTCCTGTGTCCACGACAAACTTACTTCTATCCGTAATCTCCCAAGTCTGGCAGAAGAGCCAAGTACACCAGAGGAACGACAAGGACATCAGTCGAGCCTCTCGCCGCCTCAGCATCAAGGAAGCGTAGGGTTGCGAACCAGGCATATTCT ACGAAGTTACAGCATAGACAAGGGCCCCCTGTCTTCTGGAGCGTTGTCTTTGCTTTCACAAAAGAGAGACATGGTTCGCTCAGAGTCTCTTCGAGTCGACCCCGGAGACCGGACACACCGTATCTTCAGACCGTCAGATCTCATCCACGGAGAGGTGCTCGGCAAGGGCTGCTTCGGTCAAGCTGTGAAG GTGACGCATCAAGAAACCGGGGAGGTGATGGTGATGAAAGAGTTAATACGTTTTGATGAAGAAACCCAGAAGACATTTTTGAAGGAA GTGAAGGTGATGCGCTGCCTTGACCATCCCAATGTTCTCAAATTTATCGGACTGTTTTACAAAGACAAACGAATACATTTCGTCTCTGAATATATCCAAGGAGGAACTCTTCGAGAAACTATTGCAAAAATG GACGAAGATTTTCCCTGGAATTTAAGAGTTGGATATGCAAAAGACATAGCAGCTGGAATG GCGTATCTGCACTCCATGAATGTTATCCACAGAGATCTAAACTCATACAACTGCCTGGTCAGAGAG AACCAGTCGGTAGTGGTGGCAGATTTTGGACTTGCCAGGCTGGTGATGCATGAAAGGAATCAGAGCAGAACATCTTCTCTGGAGCGGAGCGTGAAGGGCCCACTGTCAGAGCTGCGTAAACCTGACCGGAGAAAACGCTATACTGTGGTAGGGAACCCCTACTGGATGGCCCCTGAGATGATCCACG GAAAAACCTACGATGAACGGGTGGACATATTTTCCTTTGGGATTATGACTTGTGAG ATTATTGGCAGAGTGAGTGCCGATCCTGACTACCTTCCCCGAACAAACGACTTTGGACTAAACGTCGAGGGTTTCCTGCAGCAGTATCACTCCGCCCAGTGCCCATGTGCCTTCCTGCCTCTGGCCGTCCTCTGCTGCGACATGGATGCTGATAAACG ACCCTCTTTCTCAAAGCTGGAGGAGTGGCTGGACAACCTGCTAATGAACCTGGACATCAGCCTGCCTTTGCTCTCCGAGTTGGAGCAACTCTGTCGGGCCTTCTGGAGGAATCGCACCGATCAAGACGAGGCTGGAAGCCGGGACGGAGCTCCTGTTTCCTGTGAACAAAGTTTTTCAGAGACGCGTCGAGAAAATCTGAGCCCTAAGCTTGGCCCGGACAAAGCAAACAGCCACACTGGGCCTAATCATTGTCCTCACTACCGAGGCCCAAATGACCGCGGTGACAAAGATGTGAATGGGGAGCAGCACAAAGTAACGACCGAACCACAACTCACAGACCGGTCCTGCTGCGAGTCCATACACTCAGGGAGGAGTGAGTCCGAGGCTCATGAGGACGGCGACGTTAAAGGACAAGCAAAATGCCAGCAGCAGTCCTCACCGTTAGGCCGCTCTAACAGGACTAGAAGAACTTGTAGAGTTCTGTGGGACAAATCTACAGAGGACAGCTCGTTTCTCTGA